From a single Paenibacillus sp. FSL W8-0426 genomic region:
- a CDS encoding L,D-transpeptidase, which produces MPDYRIIVDLSDHMLYLLDGDQVVKGYPVAIGKMLTETPTGEFTIINKQENPGGPFGVLWMGLSAPHYGIHGTNDPSSIGKSVSHGCIRMYNSDVLDLSSKVGVGTAVTIRP; this is translated from the coding sequence ATGCCTGATTATCGTATTATCGTGGACCTTTCGGATCATATGTTATATCTGCTGGACGGGGATCAAGTCGTGAAGGGGTATCCGGTAGCTATAGGCAAAATGTTGACGGAAACGCCAACGGGGGAATTCACGATCATCAACAAACAGGAAAATCCCGGAGGTCCTTTCGGCGTTCTTTGGATGGGCCTGTCGGCTCCGCATTATGGCATTCATGGCACAAACGATCCTTCGTCCATTGGCAAATCGGTGTCGCATGGCTGCATTCGCATGTATAATAGCGATGTGCTGGATCTTTCTTCCAAAGTTGGCGTAGGCACAGCGGTAACGATCCGGCCTTAG
- a CDS encoding ABC transporter ATP-binding protein, with amino-acid sequence MKSNTGKRLFQYALKAKGTFIAALIMLTIGVAAELAGPFIAKSMIDNHLLAVEQPFYETAASSEAAAYNGKYYKREGKFEPGEAKGAEVRVLQAGTSFYFVNEAVSTPDGDRTYADGVLTIARGGEVVGQYAAAPLSAGELYAFYKPEMPGIYELIVYYLIFLVISIIMEFGKTYWLQSSANKVIQRLRNDVYAHIQRLPVHFFDNLPAGKVVSRVTNDTEAVKDLFVAVLSNFFSGIITIAGVYVALFLLDFRLGLISLFVVPMLIAWIVLYRKFATRYNTIIRSRLSEINAIINESIQGMSIIRVFRHQKQTRQEFEDLNDDYMKHQNKMLNLNAFTSHNLVNVIRNLAFAVVLWYFGSSVVGGGTSIVSLGVLYAFVDVLGRLFQPIIGMVNQLANLDSSLVSAGRVFELMDEQGEEVTDGSMPRYKGNVVFDDVSFAYKKDYVLNNISFEASQGQTVALVGHTGSGKSSIINLLFRFYDPQKGRITIDGQNVKDLPKQWIRQHMGIVLQDPYLFTGTIASNVSLGDERISRKKIEQALRDVGAERILAHLPQGFDEPVIEKGSTLSAGQRQLISFARALAFDPAILILDEATANIDTETEALIQSALEVLKKGRTTFIIAHRLSTIRSADQILVLHRGRIVEQGAHDELMELKGRYYQMYQLQQGASAAPSGDTEHLGNLAQAVPASASFAGGKA; translated from the coding sequence TTGAAATCCAATACAGGCAAAAGGCTGTTCCAATATGCCCTAAAGGCCAAAGGCACGTTTATTGCCGCTCTGATTATGCTTACCATTGGCGTAGCGGCCGAGCTGGCAGGTCCTTTCATCGCCAAATCGATGATCGACAATCATTTGCTCGCGGTCGAGCAGCCATTCTATGAAACGGCTGCCTCCTCGGAGGCAGCGGCCTACAACGGCAAATATTATAAACGAGAAGGCAAGTTTGAACCGGGCGAAGCCAAAGGTGCGGAAGTTCGCGTGCTTCAAGCCGGAACGAGCTTTTACTTTGTCAACGAAGCCGTAAGCACGCCGGATGGCGATCGCACCTACGCGGACGGCGTGCTGACGATTGCACGGGGAGGCGAAGTGGTTGGGCAGTACGCAGCAGCGCCGTTATCTGCGGGTGAACTGTATGCCTTTTATAAACCGGAAATGCCCGGCATCTATGAACTGATCGTGTATTATCTGATTTTCCTCGTCATCTCCATTATTATGGAATTCGGCAAAACCTATTGGTTGCAATCTTCGGCCAACAAAGTCATTCAACGCCTGCGAAACGACGTATATGCGCATATTCAGCGCCTGCCGGTTCATTTCTTCGATAACCTGCCGGCAGGCAAGGTCGTCTCCAGAGTCACCAATGATACCGAAGCCGTGAAAGACTTGTTCGTGGCGGTATTGTCCAACTTCTTCTCGGGCATCATCACGATTGCAGGGGTGTATGTCGCCCTGTTCCTGCTTGACTTCCGTCTAGGTTTGATCTCGCTGTTCGTGGTGCCGATGCTGATTGCCTGGATTGTCCTTTACCGGAAGTTCGCCACCCGTTACAATACGATCATTCGTTCCAGGCTGAGCGAGATTAATGCCATCATCAACGAATCGATCCAAGGCATGTCCATCATTCGCGTATTCCGTCATCAAAAGCAAACCCGGCAAGAATTCGAAGATTTGAACGATGACTATATGAAACACCAGAACAAAATGCTGAACCTGAATGCCTTCACCTCGCACAATCTGGTCAATGTGATCCGGAACCTCGCTTTTGCGGTAGTGCTCTGGTACTTCGGCTCGAGCGTAGTGGGAGGCGGAACGAGCATCGTATCGCTCGGCGTGCTGTATGCGTTCGTTGACGTGCTCGGCCGCCTGTTCCAACCGATTATCGGCATGGTCAACCAATTGGCCAACCTGGATTCGTCCCTCGTGTCCGCAGGCCGTGTGTTCGAGCTGATGGATGAACAGGGGGAAGAGGTCACCGATGGCTCCATGCCAAGGTACAAAGGCAATGTCGTCTTTGACGACGTATCGTTTGCCTACAAAAAAGATTATGTGCTGAACAACATCTCGTTTGAGGCTTCGCAAGGTCAGACGGTAGCGCTTGTCGGCCATACCGGTTCGGGCAAAAGCTCGATCATCAACCTGCTGTTCCGTTTCTATGACCCACAAAAAGGCAGGATCACGATTGATGGGCAAAACGTGAAAGACCTGCCCAAACAGTGGATCCGCCAACATATGGGCATCGTGCTGCAGGACCCATATCTGTTCACGGGAACGATCGCTTCCAACGTCAGTCTCGGCGATGAGCGCATCAGCCGCAAGAAAATCGAGCAGGCGCTGCGCGACGTCGGAGCGGAACGTATTCTGGCACATCTGCCGCAAGGATTCGACGAACCCGTCATCGAAAAAGGAAGCACCCTATCCGCTGGACAGCGCCAGCTCATTTCTTTCGCCCGGGCGCTTGCCTTCGATCCAGCCATTCTTATTCTGGATGAGGCGACCGCCAACATCGACACCGAGACGGAGGCGCTGATCCAGAGCGCGCTGGAGGTGCTTAAAAAAGGACGGACGACGTTCATTATCGCCCACCGTCTCTCCACGATTCGTTCAGCGGATCAGATCCTCGTCCTGCATCGCGGCCGGATCGTTGAACAAGGCGCGCATGATGAGTTGATGGAACTGAAAGGACGTTATTACCAGATGTATCAGCTGCAGCAAGGGGCGTCAGCCGCTCCTTCCGGGGACACCGAGCATCTCGGAAATCTGGCACAGGCCGTACCGGCTTCTGCTTCGTTCGCGGGTGGCAAGGCTTAA
- the rsgA gene encoding ribosome small subunit-dependent GTPase A, with the protein MNKVLDKYGWSTSWEEAWKSSGIGVPPRVPARVIADHGQLQRLLTESGECWGKVSGRMRHESAESGELPAVGDWVAITGEPGEEAVIHGILPRRSRVSRQAAGPVTKEQLIAANVDHLLIVAALNHDFNLRRLERYLIMAWNGGVNPVIILSKSDLCDNVHEQVAKVESIAPGIEVIALSAVTDQGKEQLDRLLQPGKTVALTGSSGSGKSTMVNWIMGKEVQLTQQVREADSRGRHTTTHREMFVLQQGAVLIDTPGMRELHLWDEGESGLSQAFSEIEQLAAGCRFQDCSHTRETGCAVKEAVQSGVLDSKRLDNYLKMQRELMYQQRKEETAAKRRASGKSSSSRKPKHALRANDWD; encoded by the coding sequence TTGAATAAAGTATTGGATAAGTATGGATGGTCAACGTCGTGGGAGGAAGCGTGGAAGAGTTCCGGCATCGGAGTACCGCCAAGAGTGCCCGCAAGAGTGATCGCAGACCATGGACAGCTGCAGCGACTGCTGACAGAATCGGGGGAATGCTGGGGCAAAGTATCGGGGCGAATGCGTCATGAAAGCGCGGAGAGCGGCGAATTGCCGGCAGTGGGAGATTGGGTTGCGATTACGGGCGAGCCTGGCGAGGAAGCGGTCATTCATGGCATCCTTCCGCGTCGGAGCCGGGTATCCCGGCAGGCTGCCGGTCCGGTGACCAAGGAGCAATTGATCGCGGCGAACGTCGATCATCTGCTCATCGTGGCTGCCTTGAACCATGATTTCAATCTGCGGAGGCTTGAACGTTACCTGATTATGGCTTGGAATGGCGGGGTAAACCCGGTCATCATTCTAAGCAAAAGCGATCTGTGCGACAACGTGCATGAACAGGTTGCGAAAGTGGAGAGCATTGCGCCCGGCATTGAAGTCATTGCATTGTCGGCAGTGACGGACCAGGGCAAGGAGCAGCTGGATCGGCTGCTTCAGCCTGGGAAAACGGTCGCTCTGACGGGATCTTCGGGAAGTGGAAAATCGACCATGGTGAACTGGATCATGGGCAAGGAAGTGCAGCTCACCCAACAAGTGCGGGAAGCGGATAGCCGCGGGCGGCACACGACGACCCATCGCGAGATGTTTGTGCTTCAGCAGGGGGCCGTATTGATCGATACGCCCGGAATGCGTGAGCTCCATTTATGGGATGAAGGAGAGAGCGGGTTGTCGCAGGCTTTCAGCGAGATCGAGCAGTTGGCTGCCGGCTGCCGGTTCCAGGACTGCAGCCATACCCGCGAGACGGGGTGCGCCGTGAAGGAGGCTGTTCAGTCAGGAGTCCTGGATAGCAAAAGACTGGATAATTATCTGAAAATGCAGAGAGAGTTAATGTACCAGCAGCGCAAAGAGGAAACGGCAGCCAAACGAAGAGCCTCCGGCAAATCGTCCTCTTCTCGCAAACCCAAGCATGCCCTGCGTGCGAATGACTGGGATTGA
- a CDS encoding ABC transporter transmembrane domain-containing protein: MFSVLKNLGWFFRLERKRYLIGVILLILVGVIELLPPRLLGNAIDEIVRGSITSASLARYILLIIGTIVLIYLVTYIWMHKLFGGANLVERLLRSRFMDHLLRMTPPFFEKNRTGDLMARATNDLRSIATTAGFGMLTLTDSTFFLATVLFAMGFLVSWKLTLAAILPLPFIALAMMIYGKAVHQRYTLAQDAFGDMNDQVLESIAGIRVVRAYVQERLDQKRFADVTEDVYQKNLSVARMDALFEPTIRLFVGLSYVIALAYGIYLVFHNEITLGDLVSFNMYLGMMIWPMFAIGELINLMQRGSASLDRVNETLHVEPDVQDIERPVHIEVPDEIVMNDVTFRYPTSTVDNLSHIHFTLKRGQTLGVVGRTGSGKSTLLKQLLHEYPAGDGQLTISGQPIQHIAKDQLHSWIGYVPQEQILFSKSVRQNIQFGKPGANDEEIMEAIRTAAFDGDLGTLSDGLDTLVGEKGIALSGGQKQRVSLARAFIADPDILILDDALSAVDARTEAKIIENIRSKRSGKTTLISTHRLSAIEHADRIIVLEHGKITEEGTHQELLAMNGWYREQYERQQVESNLST, from the coding sequence TTGTTTTCTGTACTGAAAAACCTGGGCTGGTTCTTCCGGCTCGAGCGCAAACGCTACCTGATCGGCGTGATCCTGCTCATCCTGGTCGGCGTCATCGAGCTGCTGCCCCCTCGTCTACTTGGCAATGCCATTGATGAGATTGTACGCGGTTCAATCACCAGCGCATCGCTGGCCCGTTACATTTTGCTCATTATCGGTACGATCGTTTTGATTTATCTGGTTACGTACATATGGATGCATAAGCTGTTTGGCGGCGCCAACCTGGTTGAGCGCTTGCTGCGTTCGCGATTTATGGACCATTTGCTGCGGATGACACCGCCCTTTTTCGAGAAAAACCGAACCGGCGATCTGATGGCCCGGGCCACCAACGATTTACGATCCATCGCCACGACGGCCGGCTTTGGCATGCTGACCTTGACGGATTCCACGTTTTTTCTGGCAACCGTGCTCTTTGCGATGGGGTTTCTCGTCAGCTGGAAGCTGACGCTGGCGGCCATCCTGCCGCTGCCGTTCATCGCGCTGGCCATGATGATTTACGGCAAAGCCGTTCATCAACGCTACACGCTTGCGCAGGACGCCTTCGGGGACATGAACGATCAAGTGCTTGAATCGATTGCGGGCATCCGCGTTGTCCGGGCCTACGTTCAGGAACGGCTGGACCAAAAACGGTTTGCCGACGTCACCGAAGACGTGTATCAGAAAAACCTGTCCGTCGCACGGATGGATGCCTTGTTCGAACCAACAATCCGATTGTTCGTCGGACTCAGCTACGTCATTGCGCTGGCATACGGCATCTATCTTGTGTTCCACAATGAAATTACGCTTGGCGATCTCGTATCGTTCAATATGTACCTCGGGATGATGATCTGGCCGATGTTTGCTATCGGCGAACTGATCAATCTGATGCAGCGGGGCAGCGCTTCTCTCGACCGGGTCAACGAAACGCTGCATGTCGAACCTGACGTGCAGGACATTGAGCGTCCTGTTCACATTGAGGTTCCGGATGAGATCGTCATGAACGATGTGACGTTCCGTTATCCTACTTCGACGGTAGACAATCTGAGCCACATTCATTTCACGTTGAAGCGCGGCCAGACGCTTGGCGTTGTCGGGCGCACGGGCAGCGGCAAATCCACACTGCTCAAACAGCTGCTTCACGAATATCCTGCCGGCGACGGACAATTGACCATTTCCGGCCAACCGATCCAGCATATCGCCAAGGATCAGCTGCACAGCTGGATCGGCTACGTTCCGCAGGAACAAATCCTGTTCTCCAAATCGGTGCGTCAAAACATCCAGTTCGGCAAGCCTGGAGCAAATGACGAGGAGATCATGGAGGCCATTCGCACGGCTGCCTTCGACGGCGATCTCGGAACGCTGTCCGACGGTCTGGACACCCTTGTGGGCGAAAAAGGCATTGCTTTGTCCGGCGGACAGAAGCAGCGGGTATCGCTGGCCCGTGCTTTTATCGCCGATCCGGACATCCTGATTCTGGACGATGCTTTGTCTGCGGTTGACGCCCGCACGGAAGCTAAAATTATCGAGAACATTCGCAGCAAACGTTCGGGCAAAACGACGCTGATTTCAACCCATCGCCTGTCGGCCATCGAACATGCCGACCGGATCATCGTGCTCGAACACGGAAAAATTACGGAAGAAGGTACCCATCAAGAGTTGTTGGCCATGAACGGCTGGTATCGCGAACAATATGAACGGCAACAGGTGGAATCCAATCTGTCCACGTAG
- a CDS encoding DUF441 domain-containing protein, with protein sequence MDMTSLLLLAFAALGIISSNAPVTVAMVFLLLLRVLNVHQAFPWLEKYGLTVGIIVLTIGVMAPLASGKISMQTIGASFLHWKSLLAIGVGILVAYLGGRGATLMGAQPTVVAGLLIGTVLGVAFFKGVPVGPLIAAGLLSLLLGKS encoded by the coding sequence ATGGACATGACTTCCCTCCTGCTGCTCGCCTTCGCCGCGCTTGGGATTATTAGCAGCAACGCTCCTGTCACGGTGGCGATGGTGTTTCTGCTGCTTCTGCGCGTGCTTAACGTGCATCAGGCTTTTCCCTGGCTTGAAAAGTACGGACTGACCGTGGGCATCATTGTATTGACCATCGGAGTCATGGCACCGCTCGCCAGCGGCAAGATCAGCATGCAGACCATCGGCGCTTCCTTCCTGCACTGGAAGTCCTTGCTGGCCATCGGCGTAGGGATCCTTGTGGCCTATCTGGGCGGACGCGGAGCCACGCTGATGGGGGCCCAACCAACGGTCGTTGCGGGATTGCTGATCGGTACCGTTTTGGGTGTAGCCTTTTTCAAGGGCGTGCCGGTAGGACCGCTCATCGCCGCTGGGCTTCTTTCGCTCCTTCTCGGCAAATCATAA
- a CDS encoding metalloregulator ArsR/SmtB family transcription factor, with product MQLEKIVAYHKALADPTRLRMLLLLSQGEMNGQALAERLNLSQPTVTHHASKLREAALIKERREKNTVYFTLNPYFIKEHAQASVDFIFKKEAAGDMSDVNETLKASVMRNFYAKDGRLRQIPAQYKKKLIVLEHMAEQLEFGRKYSEKEINEFIKQYHDDFATIRREFIMHQFMYREDGVYELNPKEMWTRWDEVR from the coding sequence ATGCAGCTTGAGAAGATCGTAGCTTACCACAAGGCATTGGCCGATCCAACCCGGCTCCGCATGTTGCTGCTTTTGTCCCAAGGAGAAATGAATGGGCAGGCGCTTGCCGAAAGGCTAAACCTGTCCCAGCCCACGGTGACGCACCATGCCTCGAAATTGAGGGAAGCGGCACTAATTAAGGAGCGCAGGGAAAAAAATACGGTGTATTTTACGTTGAATCCTTATTTTATCAAGGAACATGCGCAAGCATCGGTTGATTTTATTTTCAAAAAGGAGGCTGCAGGGGATATGAGTGACGTCAATGAAACGCTGAAAGCTTCGGTCATGCGGAATTTTTATGCCAAGGACGGGCGGCTGCGGCAAATTCCGGCGCAGTACAAAAAAAAGCTGATCGTGCTCGAACATATGGCGGAGCAGCTTGAATTCGGGCGAAAGTACTCGGAGAAGGAGATCAATGAGTTCATCAAACAATATCACGATGATTTCGCGACCATCCGTCGGGAGTTCATCATGCATCAGTTCATGTACCGGGAGGACGGCGTATACGAGCTGAATCCGAAAGAAATGTGGACACGTTGGGACGAGGTGCGCTAA
- a CDS encoding NUDIX domain-containing protein, with amino-acid sequence MNPPVRDLAQYIANRSRIVVKAAIRAENEQGELLLIQHAEQGPWGIPVGKMRPGETVEDAASRELWEETGWTANGMSLQGLYSGPEFRQLHSSGDEDYFVIAVFRAFIVQDEHVRSRLDSAVGMNFFASNALPPLNEISRRLLELSDD; translated from the coding sequence GTGAATCCGCCAGTCCGTGACTTGGCCCAGTACATTGCAAATCGTTCCCGCATCGTTGTAAAAGCAGCGATTCGGGCAGAGAACGAACAGGGAGAACTGTTATTGATCCAGCATGCCGAGCAAGGACCCTGGGGGATTCCGGTCGGAAAAATGCGTCCAGGGGAAACCGTCGAGGATGCAGCTTCCCGCGAACTGTGGGAGGAGACAGGATGGACGGCCAACGGCATGAGCCTTCAAGGATTATACTCGGGTCCGGAATTTCGGCAGCTGCATTCGAGCGGAGACGAAGATTATTTCGTCATTGCCGTGTTCAGGGCATTCATCGTTCAGGATGAACATGTACGTTCGAGGCTGGATAGTGCAGTGGGCATGAATTTTTTTGCTTCGAATGCATTGCCGCCTCTGAATGAAATCAGCAGACGGCTGCTTGAGCTATCAGACGACTAA
- a CDS encoding YdcF family protein encodes MTTDELRFSHKKNHKRRRFALILAIVIMAGFLWTAVTAAGIVDYADEESARHSDAAIILGAAVAGDQPSPVFRARIEHAIMLYKQGTVGNLVFTGGSAGPGLPTEAEVGRDYALAQGVDPARIQIETESAVTEENLIYALAVGESAGFQTYTIVSDPLHMRRSMKLAHQLGMDAAASPTRTSAYETWRTKLPFLARETVLTMGYTVKGWMSPSR; translated from the coding sequence ATGACTACCGATGAACTCAGGTTTAGCCATAAGAAAAACCACAAACGCCGCCGATTTGCGCTCATCCTTGCCATCGTGATCATGGCCGGATTCCTGTGGACGGCAGTGACGGCAGCGGGCATCGTCGATTACGCCGATGAGGAGTCTGCAAGACATAGCGATGCAGCCATCATCCTCGGCGCTGCCGTTGCAGGCGATCAGCCTTCGCCCGTATTTCGTGCCCGGATTGAGCATGCGATCATGCTGTACAAGCAGGGTACGGTCGGTAATCTTGTTTTTACGGGCGGCTCCGCCGGTCCAGGGTTGCCCACCGAAGCCGAGGTGGGGCGTGATTATGCTTTGGCGCAAGGGGTAGACCCTGCACGAATTCAAATCGAAACCGAGTCCGCCGTCACGGAAGAAAATTTGATCTACGCGCTTGCTGTCGGAGAATCAGCGGGATTTCAAACGTATACCATCGTTAGCGATCCCTTGCATATGAGGAGGTCCATGAAGTTGGCCCATCAGCTTGGAATGGATGCTGCCGCTTCGCCAACGCGTACGTCGGCTTATGAGACGTGGAGAACCAAACTGCCTTTTCTGGCAAGGGAAACGGTGTTAACCATGGGGTACACGGTGAAAGGATGGATGTCCCCCTCCCGTTAG
- a CDS encoding YpdA family putative bacillithiol disulfide reductase, which produces MEDVIIIGGGPCGLSAAIECERLGLSTVIVEKHNIVHSIYLYPTHMQFFSTAELLEIGNVPFSSPNDKPFRYEALAYYRKVAAHYGLRVHNYEEAREIKRKEDGTFEVHTVNRRGQVTIHEGRNVVVATGYFDHPNYLGIPGEDKEKVTHYFREAHPYTRTRVAIIGGSNSAVDAAMELIRVGAQIDMVYRGTGLSEHIKPWVRPLFESMVNKGLITLHLESRVSEILDDAVTLLHADGSTSRLDNDFVLAMTGFRPDRQLLTSIGVQMSEDMDKPVYDPQTMESSVPGIYVGGVIASGRNANEVFIESGRWHGKYIAEHIIRQNRRQPEGK; this is translated from the coding sequence ATGGAAGACGTCATCATTATCGGCGGAGGCCCCTGTGGCCTGTCTGCCGCCATTGAATGCGAGCGGCTCGGATTGTCGACCGTCATTGTAGAGAAGCACAATATCGTACATTCCATCTATTTGTACCCGACGCACATGCAGTTTTTCAGTACGGCGGAACTGCTGGAAATCGGAAACGTTCCGTTCAGCTCGCCCAACGACAAACCGTTCCGCTACGAAGCGCTCGCTTACTATCGCAAGGTTGCCGCACATTATGGGCTGCGGGTCCACAACTATGAAGAAGCTCGGGAAATCAAACGCAAGGAAGACGGAACCTTTGAGGTACATACGGTGAACCGACGGGGTCAAGTGACCATCCATGAAGGACGCAACGTCGTCGTGGCTACCGGTTATTTCGACCATCCCAATTATCTGGGCATTCCCGGAGAGGACAAAGAAAAAGTCACTCATTATTTCCGCGAAGCGCATCCGTACACGCGTACACGCGTCGCCATTATCGGTGGCAGCAACTCGGCCGTCGATGCGGCGATGGAGCTGATTCGTGTAGGGGCGCAAATCGATATGGTCTATCGCGGAACCGGCTTGTCCGAGCATATCAAACCATGGGTGCGCCCGCTGTTTGAAAGCATGGTGAACAAAGGCCTCATCACGCTGCATCTTGAGTCCCGCGTCTCCGAAATTTTGGACGACGCCGTGACGCTGCTTCATGCCGACGGCTCCACCAGCCGACTCGACAACGACTTCGTGCTGGCCATGACCGGCTTCCGCCCGGACCGCCAGCTGCTGACCTCGATTGGCGTGCAAATGTCGGAGGACATGGATAAACCGGTCTATGATCCGCAAACGATGGAGAGCAGCGTGCCTGGCATCTATGTCGGAGGCGTAATTGCATCCGGACGCAATGCCAATGAAGTCTTCATCGAATCGGGACGTTGGCATGGCAAGTATATTGCCGAACATATCATTCGTCAAAACCGCAGGCAGCCCGAAGGGAAATGA
- a CDS encoding ABC transporter ATP-binding protein, whose protein sequence is MNRTAAYNDAKRLISLRQVGKRLDGSQVLKDIDLEVHEGQCIVLVGRNGSGKSTLLRVIAGLLNPDQGTMHCKREVPVRYAPDRLVRLPFTSWEYLWQMGRIQGIRPGALRKIIHEQSDRLGLEGALDQKMSSLSKGTLQKVNLLQTLLAGPRGLLLLDEPLSGLDAAAQEAVISIARQWKDAGASIITACHEPLFIERLADQVDVLQAGDIIRRWERADFILPEAPFVYIHSLLPHSVQSQLFEGPIRLAGQEGVLHVRPETGGGASDGRWVWKVTRHASDRIIAMLIDAGGSIESVQQERQQLNMERLIRGEHPAAMDDDNESCNASGVHAASPMDGGCR, encoded by the coding sequence ATGAACCGAACAGCAGCGTATAATGACGCAAAAAGGTTGATTTCGCTTCGGCAGGTGGGCAAACGACTCGATGGTTCCCAAGTATTGAAAGATATCGATTTGGAAGTGCATGAAGGACAATGCATCGTGCTGGTCGGGAGAAACGGCTCCGGCAAAAGCACGCTGCTGCGTGTCATCGCAGGATTGCTGAATCCCGACCAGGGCACGATGCATTGCAAACGGGAAGTCCCGGTCAGGTATGCGCCTGATCGGCTCGTGCGGTTGCCGTTTACTTCATGGGAATATCTGTGGCAAATGGGGCGCATTCAAGGGATCCGTCCCGGGGCATTGCGCAAAATCATTCATGAGCAGAGTGACAGGCTTGGCCTTGAAGGAGCACTGGATCAGAAGATGTCCTCGTTATCCAAGGGCACGCTTCAGAAGGTCAATTTGCTGCAGACACTGCTCGCCGGGCCAAGGGGGCTATTGCTGCTGGACGAACCGCTGTCGGGACTTGACGCAGCGGCTCAGGAAGCCGTCATTTCCATCGCAAGGCAATGGAAGGATGCGGGGGCTTCCATCATTACCGCCTGTCATGAGCCATTGTTTATCGAACGCTTGGCCGATCAAGTGGACGTCTTGCAAGCAGGGGACATCATCCGCCGATGGGAGCGTGCCGACTTCATATTGCCAGAGGCTCCGTTCGTTTATATCCATAGCCTGCTCCCGCATTCGGTACAGTCCCAGCTATTCGAAGGTCCGATCCGGTTGGCCGGGCAAGAAGGCGTGCTGCACGTTCGGCCTGAAACGGGCGGCGGGGCATCGGACGGACGCTGGGTGTGGAAGGTAACCCGCCATGCTTCGGACCGGATCATCGCTATGCTGATCGATGCGGGCGGTTCCATTGAGAGCGTACAGCAAGAACGTCAGCAATTGAATATGGAGCGATTGATCAGGGGCGAGCATCCGGCAGCCATGGATGACGACAACGAATCGTGCAATGCCTCCGGCGTGCATGCGGCAAGCCCGATGGACGGAGGTTGCCGATGA
- a CDS encoding HesB/YadR/YfhF family protein codes for MSAIHVSDRAAKWYKEELSLNEGDSIRFFARYSSGGGLHPGFSLGIAVEEPKHPAEQTEVSGIRFYMEEHDYWYLKGHELHVDVVEEGQDIAYRYSEV; via the coding sequence ATGAGTGCCATACATGTATCTGATCGTGCCGCAAAATGGTACAAGGAAGAACTGAGTTTGAATGAAGGGGACAGCATTCGTTTTTTTGCGCGTTACAGTTCGGGGGGCGGTTTGCACCCGGGATTTTCTTTGGGCATCGCCGTCGAGGAACCGAAACACCCGGCCGAACAGACCGAAGTTTCGGGAATCCGGTTTTACATGGAGGAACATGACTACTGGTATCTGAAGGGGCATGAGCTTCATGTCGATGTGGTCGAAGAAGGCCAGGATATCGCATACCGTTACTCCGAAGTTTGA
- a CDS encoding ADP-heptose synthase, whose amino-acid sequence MSRQFVTEAVMVAIYGQLLAPPAPVEYIVPYTAVLELYEFQTSSDPLMDNTADDLHVKAKVNELISYFEEPLNKKKIERALLVPWGKSPSILFGDQVSISIVNAVDTAQYGEYFDPIETELLLTSQRLNTPILTDQVDFIARIIESSAPVQVFDIDDFDFAMDDEPLDLV is encoded by the coding sequence ATGTCACGTCAGTTTGTTACGGAAGCCGTGATGGTGGCGATTTACGGTCAATTGCTCGCGCCACCCGCGCCTGTTGAATATATCGTTCCATATACCGCCGTCCTGGAATTGTATGAGTTTCAAACCAGCTCCGATCCGCTCATGGACAATACGGCAGACGATCTGCACGTCAAAGCCAAGGTCAATGAGTTGATCAGTTACTTCGAAGAACCGCTCAACAAGAAAAAAATAGAGCGTGCCCTGCTTGTCCCTTGGGGAAAAAGCCCTTCGATCCTGTTCGGGGATCAAGTATCGATCTCCATCGTCAATGCGGTGGACACCGCCCAGTATGGCGAATACTTCGATCCGATCGAAACGGAGCTGCTGCTCACCTCCCAGCGTCTGAACACCCCGATTCTCACGGATCAGGTTGATTTCATCGCCCGGATCATCGAGTCTTCCGCTCCGGTGCAAGTGTTCGATATCGACGATTTTGATTTTGCCATGGACGATGAACCTCTTGATCTGGTGTAG